A genomic window from Terriglobia bacterium includes:
- a CDS encoding cation-translocating P-type ATPase codes for MATIPPSRNKSDSTDAQRHAPPKAVRESSLSPEPINWHQLDFQKVLQELGVDPAAGLNDAESARRLAEHGSNDLVGSGIKSWWLILGEQLTALMVVILIVAAAVSALLADYKDAIAIIVIVVLNTILGFTQEYRAEQAMAALKKLAVPSVRTRRNGGEVREIPAIHVVPGDIVLLEAGSLVAADCRVIESADLQAQEATLTGESQPVRKISGALEEPDLPLGDRRNMAYMGTFITSGRGQAVVTETGMRTELGRIARMIQSVEREPTPLQRRLAQLGKGLAATALMLVGMIFLLGLLRGEGLKLMFLTAVSIGVAAVPEGLPAVVTIALTLGTQRMLKRRVLIRRLTAVETLGSVTVICSDKTGTLTENRMTAVILQTAGAELDLSLLPISDGNNKVAGFAQSGLGLLLAGSALCNDAMMQSTGGEGNSPTSLGDPTEVALLVAAARFGLSKLDLERILPRIAEVPFASERKRMTTVHRVPSDSTRIPAEIRIAVEREQPAYLAFTKGGVEALLQVCTTVWVNGEKEPLTPEWRDRLIAANENLARNGMRVLGVAFRCLESAPAAGDEKTTERKLTYVGIIGMIDPPRPEAKAAVSTCKAAGIRAVMITGDHPLTAQYIAGQLSILGNGKSLTGAELESISASELEHAAESAALYARVSPAHKLKIVESLQRLGHIVAMTGDGVNDAPALKKADIGVAMGLSGTDVTKEAADMVLLDDNFATIVAAVEEGRVIYDNVRKFIRYILATNSGEIWTMLLTPFLGMPLPLLPLQILWMNLVTDGLPALALGVEPAESGTMRRPPHRPNESIFARGLGRHVMWVGLLMAFLSLGTGYWYWHAHDAKWQTMLFTTLTLSQMAHILAIRSERSSLFRIGLFSNKPLLGAITVTVLLQLALVYVPFLQGVFKTTSLSPRDVGIAVTACAAVFWAVELEKWLMRISKKE; via the coding sequence ATGGCAACCATCCCGCCGTCCCGCAACAAATCGGATTCAACTGACGCGCAAAGGCACGCCCCGCCCAAAGCAGTGCGGGAATCCAGCCTGTCACCGGAGCCTATCAACTGGCATCAACTGGATTTCCAGAAAGTGTTGCAGGAGCTCGGAGTCGACCCAGCCGCGGGACTGAACGATGCGGAATCCGCGCGCCGGCTCGCGGAACACGGGAGCAACGATCTGGTGGGAAGCGGGATCAAGAGCTGGTGGCTGATTTTGGGGGAACAGCTGACGGCGCTGATGGTGGTGATTCTAATCGTCGCGGCCGCGGTGTCCGCGCTGCTCGCGGATTATAAGGACGCCATCGCCATCATCGTGATCGTGGTTCTTAACACCATCCTGGGTTTCACGCAGGAGTACCGCGCGGAACAGGCCATGGCTGCGCTGAAAAAACTGGCCGTGCCTTCCGTGAGGACTCGGCGAAATGGAGGAGAAGTCCGGGAGATCCCGGCCATTCATGTAGTGCCGGGGGATATCGTTCTGCTTGAAGCCGGAAGTCTAGTGGCCGCCGATTGCCGCGTGATCGAGAGCGCAGATCTCCAAGCGCAAGAGGCCACGCTGACCGGCGAGTCACAGCCGGTCCGGAAGATTTCCGGGGCGCTCGAGGAGCCAGACCTGCCGTTAGGGGACCGGCGGAACATGGCCTACATGGGCACGTTCATCACCTCAGGGCGCGGACAGGCGGTGGTCACAGAGACGGGCATGCGTACGGAACTGGGACGGATCGCCAGAATGATCCAGAGCGTCGAGCGGGAACCGACCCCGCTGCAACGGCGTCTCGCGCAACTCGGAAAGGGATTGGCGGCAACCGCGCTGATGCTGGTGGGGATGATCTTTCTCCTCGGGTTGCTCCGCGGGGAGGGGCTGAAGCTCATGTTTTTGACTGCGGTGAGCATCGGCGTTGCCGCGGTTCCCGAAGGACTGCCTGCCGTCGTGACCATCGCTTTGACTCTGGGCACACAGCGGATGCTCAAGCGAAGAGTGCTCATCCGCAGGCTGACAGCGGTTGAGACGCTGGGATCGGTAACCGTCATCTGCTCGGACAAGACAGGAACGCTCACTGAAAATCGGATGACCGCCGTAATTCTGCAAACCGCTGGCGCCGAGCTGGACCTTTCCCTTTTGCCAATCAGCGATGGAAACAACAAGGTTGCGGGCTTCGCCCAATCTGGATTGGGCCTGCTGCTGGCCGGCAGCGCACTCTGCAATGACGCCATGATGCAGTCCACGGGAGGCGAAGGTAATTCACCGACATCTCTGGGTGATCCTACCGAAGTTGCATTGCTCGTGGCTGCAGCGCGTTTCGGATTATCGAAGCTGGACTTGGAGCGGATATTACCGCGCATAGCGGAGGTCCCTTTTGCATCGGAACGAAAGCGGATGACCACGGTTCACCGCGTTCCTTCAGATTCCACCAGGATTCCCGCAGAAATCAGGATCGCTGTCGAAAGGGAGCAGCCTGCGTATCTTGCGTTTACGAAGGGAGGTGTGGAGGCACTTCTGCAGGTGTGCACGACAGTGTGGGTCAACGGAGAGAAGGAGCCGCTAACACCGGAATGGCGCGATCGTCTTATAGCCGCGAACGAGAATCTCGCGAGGAATGGCATGCGGGTTCTCGGCGTCGCATTTCGCTGTTTGGAGTCGGCGCCGGCCGCGGGCGACGAGAAAACGACAGAGCGGAAGCTCACCTATGTTGGGATCATCGGCATGATTGACCCGCCGAGGCCGGAGGCAAAGGCCGCAGTGTCCACGTGCAAGGCTGCGGGGATTCGTGCAGTGATGATCACCGGAGACCACCCGCTGACGGCGCAATACATCGCCGGACAGCTGAGCATCCTTGGGAATGGGAAAAGTCTCACAGGGGCGGAGCTGGAAAGCATTTCTGCTAGCGAATTGGAGCACGCGGCTGAATCGGCGGCACTCTACGCAAGAGTTTCTCCGGCGCACAAACTGAAGATCGTTGAAAGTCTGCAACGGCTGGGCCACATCGTGGCGATGACCGGAGACGGAGTGAACGACGCACCGGCGCTCAAGAAAGCGGACATTGGGGTCGCCATGGGACTGAGCGGCACGGACGTCACCAAAGAAGCCGCCGACATGGTTCTGCTGGATGACAATTTCGCCACGATCGTTGCGGCGGTAGAAGAAGGGCGAGTCATTTATGACAACGTCCGCAAATTCATCCGGTACATTCTGGCAACCAACTCCGGAGAGATCTGGACCATGCTGCTCACGCCCTTTCTCGGAATGCCGTTGCCATTGCTGCCGCTGCAGATCCTGTGGATGAACCTGGTGACCGACGGCCTGCCCGCACTCGCGCTGGGAGTGGAGCCCGCGGAATCCGGCACGATGCGCCGGCCGCCTCACCGCCCAAATGAGAGCATATTTGCGCGTGGCCTGGGGCGGCACGTGATGTGGGTAGGCTTGCTGATGGCGTTTCTTTCGCTGGGCACAGGCTACTGGTATTGGCATGCGCACGATGCAAAATGGCAGACGATGCTTTTCACCACGCTGACCCTGTCGCAAATGGCGCATATTCTTGCGATTCGATCGGAACGCAGCTCGCTGTTCCGAATCGGCCTATTTTCAAACAAGCCTTTGCTGGGCGCGATCACTGTGACAGTACTGCTTCAACTGGCCCTGGTTTACGTGCCGTTTTTGCAGGGGGTCTTCAAGACCACATCGCTTTCCCCCCGAGATGTGGGTATCGCAGTGACCGCCTGTGCCGCCGTTTTTTGGGCCGTGGAGCTGGAAAAGTGGCTGATGCGCATCAGCAAAAAGGAGTGA
- a CDS encoding methyltransferase domain-containing protein, producing the protein MDLTTFAMEAVADFRTVGAVAPSSRYLTQAMLGPLPLEKARVVVEVGPGTGAMTQALLNLIPFDATLLAFEINSRFSRYLKSNVHDSRLDVINASAEMLQKEVHRRGYKRVDAVVSSLALGLMTDWQRRAFLGALGSLLGDAGVFTQYQYFHRLQLKNGQVRRFDLAQVLHRYFSSVQRKIIWRNLPPAFVFACRGPLSSGTRRLSRPRV; encoded by the coding sequence ATGGATCTGACGACTTTTGCCATGGAGGCTGTGGCTGACTTTCGCACCGTTGGCGCGGTTGCTCCCAGCTCGCGTTACCTCACTCAGGCCATGCTGGGACCACTTCCGTTGGAGAAGGCGCGGGTTGTTGTGGAAGTAGGCCCCGGCACCGGGGCTATGACGCAAGCATTGCTCAACCTGATTCCATTTGACGCTACTCTGCTTGCCTTCGAGATCAATTCCCGTTTTTCCCGGTACCTGAAGTCAAATGTCCATGACTCGCGCTTGGATGTCATCAATGCCAGTGCAGAGATGCTGCAGAAGGAGGTACACCGCCGCGGGTACAAGCGTGTCGACGCGGTAGTCTCCTCGCTGGCCTTGGGTCTTATGACCGACTGGCAGAGGCGCGCCTTCCTGGGTGCGCTCGGGAGTCTTCTTGGCGATGCGGGCGTCTTCACCCAATATCAATATTTCCACCGCTTGCAGCTGAAGAACGGGCAGGTGAGGAGGTTCGATCTCGCCCAAGTCCTGCACCGGTATTTCAGCTCAGTGCAACGGAAAATCATCTGGCGCAATCTGCCTCCCGCGTTCGTTTTTGCGTGTCGAGGACCGTTGTCCTCTGGAACTAGACGCTTATCGCGCCCAAGAGTCTAG